The Dermacentor variabilis isolate Ectoservices unplaced genomic scaffold, ASM5094787v1 scaffold_12, whole genome shotgun sequence sequence ACAGAAACAGGTGGGCGCacgtagctgccagtgacatagataCACATAGCGGGCATGCTGCATAAACTGAACACTGACACTGCCAGAACTTGGCCACGCACACTTATAGTAAAAAGTAGATGCAATGGTTCTTCAAACAAAGTATATAGTAAAAAGTAGCGAGTACAAACAACTGTTCTTACTTTGCGGTAATTAATAAACAGCTGAATTTGCGGTGCGCACTAACTATGCTGTCCTGCTAGGCTAGAGGATGCAGCTTTTAAATGCGTTCCTTTATTAAAATTCCTAATAAGGAATCCAATTTTGAATACAACTGTAGTAATGAGCCACTTCAAAGGATTGTCAAGCAGAGTTGCAAGGAACCTCTACACTAAACGCATATAGTGAACAGTAGTTTCAAGTGAGAATGCTTCACAATTCTTAATACTTTAAACAATGAGTAAATATGGCTACCATTTCCCTTAGTACCAGTTTTGTTTAGCAACTTTCTGACAGATTTATTTTGCTTTAGGCTACATCATGATGTGCTACATGGCAGCATTGCTCCAGGAGTTAGGGGGACAGTATGAACTGAAAATAGTAATGCCACTGGTTCTAAGTACATTCAGTAGATATGTAACCCGGCTTACCTGTCGGTGCCGTTCCAGCAGCACTCAAACTTGTCAAAAATGCAGTCATTCTCGTAGAGGCTGCAGAGCTTGGTGCGAAGATACTCATGCACATTGTAGCACTCCACTGGCTTATTGTCCATGTTTAAGTCCCACACTTTAACAGTTAAATAGTCCCTGGAGATCATGTAGCGGCCATTGTTGCTGAATTTCACGTCCGAGATACTGGAGATGATCTCGGAGAAGAAGCTGCGGTTGGTCGGGTCCTCGGGCTCTTCAAACACTGCAGAATACATGCAGATTTAACTCTCTCTCTTCTACAGAGAAAGCCATTAACTTACGTTTGGCATGCTGGTCACAAAGCGCTGCTGCCCTCATGTCGCACAGTCGGATGGTGCCTTTGCTGCTACTATAAACAAACATATGACACTGGGTTGGATGGAATTCTGCTGCAGTTATTACTTCTGTCAGCTCCTCCATATTTGTCGGTTTAATGTCTACGATATCTGAAGGACGTCTGTCAAGGAAGGTTCGGGCACTTGGTACATTCAAAGAACATCACACTAAGGCTGCACGTGGAAGGCAATTTATGTCATCCCACATAAAAAAGTATAATTACCCTGTAAAGCAAAGCATGATAGCCTTCAATTAAAAACAAGACCAAGCACTGCTGAGCGAAACACTTGGACTGTAAGGGTATTTTTAAGTGAAAGCCTGAAGCACATAGCAAGAAGAAATATGTATGCTAAGTTGTGCACCAAAATATACTTTGAATATGCTTGTTAGGTGAGTGGCTCTTCATGGTTGATCATGGTTGCCCTTCATACCCCAATGGCCACAGCTACTGGCATCCTTCGCTGCAGCAGTGCCACGGTGCAACTTATCACTAAGTGCAGCCCCTGCAGCGAACATGGCAAGTGGCTTTGTGTCACATTCATGCAAAACTCCCAACATGTACACATCCACATAAACATTACTGGTGGTGGTGTACTCGGAACACAAGGTTTTCCCGAGATTTACACCCCTCCCTCACAAGCATGTAGCACTCTGCAACAAGGATACTGAAACTTTGGTCGGTTATTTCCAGATGCCAGAGGTTTATGCGAAGGTCATCTGCGGAGAGGTACGTTTCCTGGTCGCTGTTGACCGAGATGGAGTTGATGTGGTAGGTATGTGCATTGGCAAAAATTCGCCGTGGTGTGGCCTCAACCAAGAGATCCATGGGCTGTATCGTAGGCACTCGCAGGGCTGTCATGCCGCCCACTTCTGTTCGCGAGCTATAGCCATCTATGCGCTTGTCCCGCTCGGACACTTTCCACAACTTGATCGTCTTGTCATTAGTTGAAAGCAGAAAATGGGCTTGGTTCTTTCGGCGCAGCCACCTAATTTTGTTGATCTTCTCCTCAATCTCAAGACTCTTGAGGTAGTCGAACTCAGGCTCGTGGCTTTGAAATGTACTATACACATTGTATTCCCCTCTCCTAGGCTGGCTCTGCCGagactgaaacaaaaaaaaaaaaaaaaagacagtcatGCGCCCCTCCGCTACACATGTAAGCACCACCATGTAACACCATGTAAGCACAACAAAGTTACAAAATCAATAGGCGCTGGTTTCAAAGGTTGCGCTCGCTATGCAGAGTATTGCTGCTATTGGTCAGAAACTGTTTGAACCTCATTGTTTCACGGCCATTGCAGACCATACTAACAGCTGATACTATAAGCTCTTTCAAATGTGGTACTAAGTTGTACAAGTGGGCCAAGTATTGTTGCTATTGGTAAGAAACAGTGTTTGAACTTCACTGTTTCAATGCAATGTTCCAGTACAGTCTAATCCAGGGCTTCACAGCGTGTGACCAGAGTGTGGACTTTTTTATGGCTTGCAGAGCTGTAATTGGAGCATGGCCATACAATGAAGTAATGTCAATTTTGTCGCCAAAAACAATACAATATGAACCGTTGATAGTTTCAGGAACATTATAGCAAAAAAGGGTGTGGAAGTGTAGGATTTCTTGTTGGTAGCAGATAAAAACACATTATCACCAAACATAGTCGTGAAGTTACCAACATCAAGATCACACTATTGGTGCAGCATCTATATTTTCCCAATGTTTTAACTGAATGACACTGTACAGACTGCAAATGCTGTCTATTTGAAACATTGAAACACCACACCACAAAAAAGATGCAACATTTCTCACGAAAGTGTAGCTCATGTGGCTTCCAGAGCAGCTGCTTTTGGCGCTTGCTGGTTTTGAGATGCACAGCCCTGGTCTGATTTATAGTGAAATTGGTTTTCCACCACTTGGTCATAGCGCCAATGCTAGATTCTAATTTGGCAAGTAAATTATTACTTGGGCATGATGCACGGCTGTT is a genomic window containing:
- the tws gene encoding protein phosphatase 2 regulatory subunit tws isoform X4; this encodes MGRHTLGIPNVRRVLTLPSVPRCSTFCWQPHRLTTLVWSRQSQPRRGEYNVYSTFQSHEPEFDYLKSLEIEEKINKIRWLRRKNQAHFLLSTNDKTIKLWKVSERDKRIDGYSSRTEVGGMTALRVPTIQPMDLLVEATPRRIFANAHTYHINSISVNSDQETYLSADDLRINLWHLEITDQSFNIVDIKPTNMEELTEVITAAEFHPTQCHMFVYSSSKGTIRLCDMRAAALCDQHAKLFEEPEDPTNRSFFSEIISSISDVKFSNNGRYMISRDYLTVKVWDLNMDNKPVECYNVHEYLRTKLCSLYENDCIFDKFECCWNGTDSYIMTGSYNNFFRVFDRTAKRDVTLEASREIAKPRTVLKARKVCTGGKRKKEEISVDCLDFNRKILHTAWHPQENVVAVAATNNLYIFQEKF
- the tws gene encoding protein phosphatase 2 regulatory subunit tws isoform X2; translated protein: MVSADIFPLHSEEQEDCNGDCNGEIQWCFSQVKGTLDDDVTEADIISCVEFNHDGDLLATGDKGGRVVIFQRDPASRQSQPRRGEYNVYSTFQSHEPEFDYLKSLEIEEKINKIRWLRRKNQAHFLLSTNDKTIKLWKVSERDKRIDGYSSRTEVGGMTALRVPTIQPMDLLVEATPRRIFANAHTYHINSISVNSDQETYLSADDLRINLWHLEITDQSFNIVDIKPTNMEELTEVITAAEFHPTQCHMFVYSSSKGTIRLCDMRAAALCDQHAKLFEEPEDPTNRSFFSEIISSISDVKFSNNGRYMISRDYLTVKVWDLNMDNKPVECYNVHEYLRTKLCSLYENDCIFDKFECCWNGTDSYIMTGSYNNFFRVFDRTAKRDVTLEASREIAKPRTVLKARKVCTGGKRKKEEISVDCLDFNRKILHTAWHPQENVVAVAATNNLYIFQEKF
- the tws gene encoding protein phosphatase 2 regulatory subunit tws isoform X5, with the translated sequence MYHVYRFVPERKTTQPAKKVSADLSPEPLRSDSKKAILSSNGEIQWCFSQVKGTLDDDVTEADIISCVEFNHDGDLLATGDKGGRVVIFQRDPASRQSQPRRGEYNVYSTFQSHEPEFDYLKSLEIEEKINKIRWLRRKNQAHFLLSTNDKTIKLWKVSERDKRIDGYSSRTEVGGMTALRVPTIQPMDLLVEATPRRIFANAHTYHINSISVNSDQETYLSADDLRINLWHLEITDQSFNIVDIKPTNMEELTEVITAAEFHPTQCHMFVYSSSKGTIRLCDMRAAALCDQHAKLFEEPEDPTNRSFFSEIISSISDVKFSNNGRYMISRDYLTVKVWDLNMDNKPVECYNVHEYLRTKLCSLYENDCIFDKFECCWNGTDRTFPREIIV
- the tws gene encoding protein phosphatase 2 regulatory subunit tws isoform X1; translation: MYHVYRFVPERKTTQPAKKVSADLSPEPLRSDSKKAILSSNGEIQWCFSQVKGTLDDDVTEADIISCVEFNHDGDLLATGDKGGRVVIFQRDPASRQSQPRRGEYNVYSTFQSHEPEFDYLKSLEIEEKINKIRWLRRKNQAHFLLSTNDKTIKLWKVSERDKRIDGYSSRTEVGGMTALRVPTIQPMDLLVEATPRRIFANAHTYHINSISVNSDQETYLSADDLRINLWHLEITDQSFNIVDIKPTNMEELTEVITAAEFHPTQCHMFVYSSSKGTIRLCDMRAAALCDQHAKLFEEPEDPTNRSFFSEIISSISDVKFSNNGRYMISRDYLTVKVWDLNMDNKPVECYNVHEYLRTKLCSLYENDCIFDKFECCWNGTDSYIMTGSYNNFFRVFDRTAKRDVTLEASREIAKPRTVLKARKVCTGGKRKKEEISVDCLDFNRKILHTAWHPQENVVAVAATNNLYIFQEKF
- the tws gene encoding protein phosphatase 2 regulatory subunit tws isoform X3, which codes for MAGNGEIQWCFSQVKGTLDDDVTEADIISCVEFNHDGDLLATGDKGGRVVIFQRDPASRQSQPRRGEYNVYSTFQSHEPEFDYLKSLEIEEKINKIRWLRRKNQAHFLLSTNDKTIKLWKVSERDKRIDGYSSRTEVGGMTALRVPTIQPMDLLVEATPRRIFANAHTYHINSISVNSDQETYLSADDLRINLWHLEITDQSFNIVDIKPTNMEELTEVITAAEFHPTQCHMFVYSSSKGTIRLCDMRAAALCDQHAKLFEEPEDPTNRSFFSEIISSISDVKFSNNGRYMISRDYLTVKVWDLNMDNKPVECYNVHEYLRTKLCSLYENDCIFDKFECCWNGTDSYIMTGSYNNFFRVFDRTAKRDVTLEASREIAKPRTVLKARKVCTGGKRKKEEISVDCLDFNRKILHTAWHPQENVVAVAATNNLYIFQEKF